A window of Zonotrichia leucophrys gambelii isolate GWCS_2022_RI chromosome 6, RI_Zleu_2.0, whole genome shotgun sequence genomic DNA:
cccagctggCATGGCCCTGCAGCAGTCCTGCCTCTCCCAGTTCCCAGCCTGCCTGCTCTGATGACAGAGCAGGACCCTCTGATATGTGACAGGcctgccagcacccccaggctcCTCTTCTGCAGCCGATCTCAGACAGACCCCAGCCAGCCTCTTTGGGATCCATGGACACTGcatgctttttctccttcctgcccaaTAACCACTACCTTGTTTCCCAATTTATCCTCAACCTCAGTCCCAAATAAACTCCTCACTCCTCAGCCATGCACTTGGGACCATTCTTTGAGCTCCAGCCCACCTGATGCCATGACCTCTCTCCCTGGTAAAGTGTTTGCAGCCCCGTTAACCTGCTCACCAAACCCTTCCTTGTCCCATGGGCAGGTTGGCTGGCGAGTGCCCAGAagttctggctggcagaggtGCTGCCATGTGCCCACCTGGCACCTTCACACAGTGTTTCTGTACTCAGCTTCGCTCAGAGAGGTAACCCAGATGGACTTTGCATTGCCAAGGGCTCAAAATACCTTGGTCCCATTAAAGAAGCCCAACAATTAACCAGACCTGAGTGGTGTGTGACTGGAgcctgcagcagtggctgggctgcagcaggcagggcacgGCTGGTTTGGGGCATGCCAGCACCCCAAGGACACCCACCAGcatcccttcccctcctcagcccctgcccagccctggtaCTGCTGCTCCTCTAGCCTacacctgcagggagctgcccaccctcagtgccctgcccagctcctctcctggcaCCATGCCTCATTGCTAACCAAAGGATAGAGAATCTGGGGCATATACCCCACTGTGAGGACCACTTTTCACCAGCCAGTTCCCAGTGTTCTTCTCACACCCTTCAGGATACTGAAGACGAGGGTGAAGAAGGCCACGATGGTGAGGATGCTCCGCAAGTGGCCGGTCCAGTACTGCCCTCGGGTTTTAGCCATGCGGTAGGTGAGGATggactgcaggagcaggaacagcatgCTGGTGGGAAAGGCCACCCCTGCCCCAATGTAGTGTAGCACCTTGGCGTGATCCACCTGTGGGGAAGAAGTCATCACTGCCAGCTCCCTGGGACACTGCCTATCACAGCGTGACTTTGCTCCAGGAGTTGCACTCCTGCCCAGGAAGGGGTGCAGACAGCGCTGGGAGCAGGTCCAGGCAGCTCACCCTGTGCCTGACTCCTGGCTGAAGAGCAGACTTGGATCCACCATCTACTGCTGGGATCTCAAAGAGCTCTGTTTCTTTTATCCATGggccagcagccctgctgtgcccaggggcaggggctgccctctGCCCTGAGCGGCATCAGGGACTGCCTGCACCCCTCCCGAGGGTCACAGCCCAGCGCCGCTCACCACGGCAGGGCTGCAAGGGGGATGGGGGCTTGCAGAGCTCCTCCCGGGGCTGGTGtgggcagcagcctcctgccaaGGGGAGGGACTGGCTGCCGGGAGCCCGgggcctggcagagcaggcaggggctgagcacCGCCGTGCGCTGCCAAGCTGggcccgctccgctccccgtGAGCACAGGCTCTGCCCCGACAGCTTCCTGGCATCGTCCCCTGGGCAGGATCAGGAGCAGCCTGAACAGCATGTCCCTGCACACGTCCATGGAGAGGACAGACAGTGCAGAAGGGGCTCAGGTAAGGGTTTAATGAAACCCAGCAGCTTAATCTGCACTTGAACTATGAATACACAAAGAGGACACCCAGTACCCTGGGAAGCACGGCACTGActcaggggaagggaaggattgCATGGATGGGACGCTGGATCAAACTGACAACCCCAGACCCTACCCTGCTGAGCACAGATATTGctcccccagccaaggcccTCTCCTGCCCCCTACCCCAGGGGCTCCCGAGGAGATGCCTTACCTGAAAGTTGCCCACCATGGTGAGACCAGCAGCGCAGACCCAGCCAGTGGCCAGCCCCAGGGTGTTGAGGAGGGACGGCCCCAGGCGCTCCAGGAGGTGGGCATAGCGCAGCAGGCCCACCAGGATGACTGCAGGAAGGaaacacagccctgtcacacgccactgcctgcagccccctcaTCCACTGCTGCCCCATGCTGCTGGGGGGTGCAGggcagcctctcccagccctgcttccccagcagcagaaggcACTCACCCATGaaggagcccaggctgcagatGAGGCTGAAGAAGCAGCTCTCGGGAGGCAGGGTGCCACACTTGCTGTGGGGACAAACAAGACCCACAGAGCACTCAGACAGGGGGCACTGGGCTGTATGCTTGGCTCcctcctgggctgccctggaggagtctcagagcagctctgcccccatGCTGAGGCTGCTCACCTGACGAGGGGGATGTGATCCAGcgtgcagcaggagctggggccgTCCATGTCACAGGACTGGTTGTaactcctgccagcagcaaagGAACAGGGTTAGGAGAGCCCAGACGCTGCCCAGGACCCTCCTGTCTCCTGCCCTGTAAGGGCAGCCAAGTTGCTGCGCAGTGAGTTCAGCCCAAACCCAGGGATGTGCCCACAACCTCCAGGGAGTGACCCACTGCCCAACAGGCACAATCGTGCCTGTGTTTCCACAGCCTGTccccctgctggctctgctgctcaccCAGAGCCCCCTTCTGTGAGGCAGGGCTCAGGGGGTTCTGGCAGCCCCACACCCAGACAGGAGCAGAAGCACCCACCTGCCAGCCCCCTCACATATTCCCCGCATGGAAGCACCAGAGAAGCCGGGCACGCAGCCATTGACTGCTCCAGGTTTGCAGCGGATGGGTTGGAATGCTGAGCTATGCAGGGAATGGCCcccacagccacaggcacccccagggcagtgccaccgCACCTGGAAGGGCAGGAGATGGGAGGCACTGCCTGAGGGACAGCATGaccagagccagccccaggctgccctggagccaggctcagcagcagtgcacccgggctgggcagggctctctctgctgcctgcacccaCCACAGTGCGCTGGGAGCACCTcctgcacccacagagcccGTGAGTCCAGCACCCCGAGCTCTTATCAGCCTTCCTgtaccacagctgctgcctgcaacCCTAACCAAATTCCACCACGGGGTTCATGTGCCCTCAGCctcacagctctcccaggagctggcacaCACTGGACTGGGGTTTTGTGTCTCTTTGCTGCAGCATCACCCGTGTATCCAGCACCTCTGCCTGGTATGGCCTAGTGGAACCCTTGCTCACACCACAGGTAGCGAGTGCAGAGTTCTCTGCCCCAAAGGGCCTCTTGAGGCACCCCGAGTCCCACGTGGCAGGGGACTGAGGGGGGACAGCACTGtggggggagctgtgggggGACAGTGCTGCCCTGTCCCTTGCCCAGGCTGTCCATCCACCACCTCCAGCAATGCAGCGAACACATGGttaaaaaagcctttttggaaagggctgggctgagctctgatGTTTTTTCAGTCTCCTCAGTTTACTGGTGGCTTTGTTTTCCAACCACTAAACCGAGGCGTGGAGCCCCAGGCCTCCTCAAAGGCTGCTCTTGGGGCTGTGTTtggtttgggagggtttttttattattattttgtttaaagcaagcagccccaggctgggaagCATTATTTGTCATTAAGGGCTGGCTGTGCGGCAGAGACAACCCGACACACACATTCTTCCCAGGGCAGAATCAGCCATCAGGCAGGAAATggcagcaggtttttttttttcacttcttcaaACACTCCAGCAAGAATTAAACTAACATGGATCTTCCTGGGCAGATTTTTAAGGCGACACTACAAGCCAAAAGCCCTGCAGAAGGAGTTGCCAAGAGACCAAACAgtgtttcttttcccagcccttGTCTCTTCCACGCCTCATCCCCCATCTGGGGGTGTTGCAGGCAGTTGTCCATGGGGtgtctgggtgctgcaggaccATCCCATCCCCCTGGTACTGCCAGATTTAGCCTCAAGCAAGCAAGTCACAACCTTTTCCATGGAGACACACAGCCCTCTGTAATTCCCTGACCACTTATTTTCATACTTTCTCCATGCTGTGTTTTCTGAAAGGCCTCCTTCTCCCCTGCCTGGTTTGCAGCAAGGCTGGACTGTTCAGCAGAGGCTGTTACCACAGAGAGcctgagcaggggagggagggcagcccagccctgactgcAGCTCGACCCCAAGCTGTTCTGCTCCCAACAGCcactgggctgggcaggaggcatGTGCCCTGTGGCATTTGCACCCCATCACCACCAAGTCTGTTGGGGAagatggcagctctgtgccccttTACTGCTCCCACCATCCCCAACCCCCCTTCATCACAGTCAGGGTGCAGGGAGTGCCTCAGCTACCCAGTGGTCTAGCACAGCTTGGCAGACTTTAAGTGGGACAGGTATGGAGGGACTTGGTATTATGAGGTCTTTAATCAAGCCAGGATGTGCCAAAATGtccctgcttccctgcaggCCTTACCAGTTGTGGACAGGGCAGATGTGGTTGTTGGACAGTGCCATGGCATATCTGGAGAAGAGACAACAACAGGGTTACCACAGCCACCCGCCTCCCTGCAccccctttccctgccagcacccagagcagccccagggacaagctgccagagcagaggaTACAGGCCCTCAGtgcctgccagggccagcactCATCCTGTGGCACCTCCCAGCTttataaagcaggaaaaagaaaaacaagtgcaTGAGCATGTACTCCACAGAACTGCCACTGCTGGGACCAGGTTCCCCTGCCTTGTacctccatccctgctgagAGCCACCTCCTGCTCCAGTTCAGTGCAGTTGCTTCTGTGGGGCCTCTTCTCCATCATGCTGCTGTGCTCCACAGGCTCTGGGGCACTGCTCTGTTACAGAGCCTCCCTGGCATGCCCCTGCCATCGGGGCTGTCCAccagcctgcagctgtgccaggtgaTACCCAATGGTGCTGGCCCTGCCGtgcttcccccagcccctggctggcCAGCAGTGAGCTAAAGGAAGTCTGGAAAAGCAGCCAGTGCATTGGGAGGGCATCGTGGGGAGAGCAGCCCCATCAAGCATGTGGCTGTAGAGTCACCCTTGTGCCTTAGTCAGTGTAACAGGGGGCTCATGACATGCATCCTGCTCCACTGCAAGGGCTCTCAGCCCCATGgcccccaccccagccatccaggagccctcctgcccagcagccacagcagtgggCAGCACCTTGTTGTTCAAATCACTGGTGGTTGTGAACAGCTCAGGTTAAAAATAGGCCCCAACACCAGTATGAAAACTCCTCTCCTGCCCGAGTTGGCCATGTAACAGCTGGGCTGCAAAAGGATGATTCCAGAACAGAGGCAAAGAGCAGGACAGGTGAGGGAAACCAAGGAACAGCATTCCCAGCCACCAAGGAGCAGAACCCTCACCGAGCCATCGCCCAGCACAGGTCTCCAAAAGAGCcactcccagggcagctcaggctgtgagGATCATGAGCAGCAACTCcaatctgtgctgctttggtcTGGAGGGCCATCTGCCCCCAGGGTCACTCACGGGAGACAGCCCATGCTTTGCAAGGTGTCTGAGGGAAAAACTTGCAGCATAAGTTCCTAGCACCAGGAACAATCGGCTTTGTTGTGAAGACCTGCATGCATGTGGGGTGCATTTGCTCCATCCCATACCCCAGGAAGTCCCACCATATACTGAACCTCTTGATGCCTTTGAGAAAAGTCCTTTATCCACTGCTTACCTGTGTTAAGGCCTGAGAAATGGACTGCTGGAGTGGACTAGTACTGCTCACCCAAGTGACACAGCCTCTACTCCTAGCACAAGGCCCATCGATCTAGCCAGCCAGCCAGCACATGGGATGGGTGCCCACACACGGACCGCATCCCGGGGCTGCAGTATCTGGGCTAGTGGCATGGCTCCCAGTGCCGTCCCCGGGCCACCTGAGCACTCAGGCCGGGACGGGGGTGCGCAATTCCGCAGGGTGTCAGGGATTTAAGGACACGGAGGCACATGCCAGCGCTGCTGCAGGGACGCGGAGACCACACAGGGCGGCTATGGGAGCCCCTGAGGGTCCAGAAGTCTCCCCGCAAACTCCAGCCCGCTGCATCCCACCCTAAAGCATCCTCCAACCCCCGGCCCTCAGTCATCCCGCAGCACCCGGCCCGGGCCCCGGCCCCAACGCCTGTGGGTGGGGGGCTGGCGGCGACCCCGGGGCACTCACACGATCCACATGCCGGTGATGGTGAAGGCGGGCAGCGTGACGGGCAGGATCCCCCAGGCCGGCATCCTGGGGCCTGGCATGCCCCGCCGGGCTACGGGCGAGCGGGGCCGCCGGGCCGCCGCCGGGCCGCGCTCCCCATGGGCGACGGGgtcgggccggggccgggctggcggGCGGAGCGGCTCCGGCCGTGCGGAGCGGCGCCGGGACAGCCCaggccggccccgccccggggcAGCGCGGGTCCCGCTCGTCGGCagggccgggcccgccccgtccggcggcggcggggagcgggacgggccggcgcggccccggcgccACGTGGCGGCCGCGCTGCCGGCCCGGGGAGCAGGTcggtgctggggagggcagccGGGAGCAGCACGGCACGGAGCCGGGCTCCGCGGGGCGGGCGGCCCCACAGCGCGCTCGGCTGAGCCGCAGCGAGGGACAGGCTTCCCTAGAGCGCCGGGgagggcaggctcagctcagcGGCGAACGCTCCTCCCGGGAGCTGGGGACTGGCCAAGGCCGACCCGGGCATCGACAGccggctgcagggctgggggcctCACCCCCCTCGGCTCCAGGTGATGCTGTCTCTGCCCGAACGCTTTAGTAGTTCACTCTTCTTCCATGGGGCTCAGCATTCTGTCCTGAGGGCAAGGCTCTGTTTGCACGCCAGGAGTGACTGTCCTTGTGCTCTCACTAAATGGCTGCAGGCACACTGCCAGCCAGTGCCTGCACACACTCCTGACCCGGTTACCCTGACCTCTCTCTTTCCAGACGCTTTCTACAACTAGGGATTAAGTTTAGCAGCCAACCCTGCTGCCCaaagaaatttccatttttctcacaCAGAAAACGTGAGGAAAGGAAGCACAACTTCccctggcagaggagcagggctgtggtaACGCCACGGGCGTCCCATTACCCTATTGGAAACTCAGCAAGAACTTGCCCTCTTGGCCCCTGGCTACTTGTGGGTATGTGCTTTCAAGTCCCAACACATCCTCCATCGCCAAGCGGTGTGCACACCCCTTGAGAAGGGAGCATTTGTGCTCATAAAGCCTGCCCTTTCTCTCTGCCttctgcagagaggagctgcccGGGGACAGCTCTGACCCTGGCCGGTGTGGGAGAGGAGCGCTGGCTGCCCACCACCTCTCCCGGGCCAGAGCGCTGGTTACACAACCGCGGGAGCAGTACTGCACACTGGGAATTGTAGTCTTGGGGAATCGCATCGTCCCCTGCAGCCTCGTCAGGGGGCCAGGGTCTCTCCTCGCTGTTCAGCCCATCAGATAGGGGCAAGAGCTGCACTCCAGAGCTTTGCTCCCGAGCCGGCTGTGCTCCCAAAGCTGCCCCGCGCATTCCTGTCCGCCCGCCGGGAGCAGGCCTGGCCCTCCCTCTCCCGGCAGCCTCCACAGCTCACGGACAGCGGAACCGTGCCCGCTGTGCGGGGCTGCCGCCTCCAGCAGCCTTGGCAGCGCTCGGATCACTCCGGGGCCCCAGGCGAGAAGCACAAGCCCCGCCGGGCTGCCTTCTGCTCAGCTGGGCCGAAAATGCCAGGCACAGTGGCTTCAGAACACATCACCCTCCATAACAGGCATACATTTTTCCAGAGGAGTTCAACAGCTGGCATTTAAAGGGCTGAGAGTAACTTCTAAAAAAGCCAGTTCCCTGTTGATACGTCCTGGAAATCTTTTTACAGACCTTTTGAGTATGCTCAGACCcagtttttaaattgaaattgaAAGCAGCAGTGCTTCTGTTTCACATGTTTCAGTGCCAAATGTATGTTTTATAGTCAGGGCTTATCATTCCATAGGACTTTTCACACAAGTAACTTCATACCAATGAGGAAAACACCAGCTCCAGAGTAAAGTGTTCTACAGACATCTGCTAAATCCCAGTACAT
This region includes:
- the TMEM150A gene encoding transmembrane protein 150A, which encodes MPGPRMPAWGILPVTLPAFTITGMWIVYAMALSNNHICPVHNWSYNQSCDMDGPSSCCTLDHIPLVSKCGTLPPESCFFSLICSLGSFMVILVGLLRYAHLLERLGPSLLNTLGLATGWVCAAGLTMVGNFQVDHAKVLHYIGAGVAFPTSMLFLLLQSILTYRMAKTRGQYWTGHLRSILTIVAFFTLVFSGVFFIQESFVLQHVAALCEWIFIIDVLVFYGTFTFEFGAISTDTFLVLLKASRAPKSYKGESSLSSTAHVHSHVEGLAMA